In Bos indicus x Bos taurus breed Angus x Brahman F1 hybrid chromosome 23, Bos_hybrid_MaternalHap_v2.0, whole genome shotgun sequence, the genomic window ccactgcaggggacatgggttcagtctttggtcagggaactaagatgctgtaAGCCACAACACAGTCCCCCCTACACCGCGCCCCCCCtccccattttttttcttatttatacatTTCTTCCTCAACCtgaggtttttctctttttgtttcagaaaagagGCCTGGAGATGATACAGATTTAACTGTGGATCTGTAAGTGTGGTCAGTCAGTTCAAAGCTGCTCTGAAATAAGTGCCATCTCAACCAGACcaacaaaaatatttgagaaaattgaGAGCGTGTAAATACAAGatactgtcatttttgaaaactttgtgttgaaaacaaaacagatctCAGACTCCCTGTGTGGTGTATTTATAGTGCTGTTTCTGTATATATTGAGTTGAGATGTTTCCTCTCCGTTTAAATGTGTCATCTTTCTAATCAGTTGGGAGGATTTATTTGGCTAAACAGTTTGCTAACACATTACTCACATTgcaaaaaaaggaatattttggtttcttctgaatAATAGTTTAAGATAGAAAATTATAGGTTTCTGACAAGCATAATATATGATGCTGCTTGGGGGGGATGGCTTTGTTAGCAGTAACTCcttcaaaatttttgttttgtttctgaagctttgcTGTTCTAGTTTTGACTAATACTCTGTTTGAATTTAGAAGTATACTAATATGACACAAAATTTGAATAAAGTTTGTCCTTAAAAgtataatttcatttcattaaaaagaaaacatctgggacttccttggcagttcagtggttacgactctgagtttccactgcagggggcaggggttcaattcctgaggaCCTAAggtacaaagaaggaaaaaaaagaggaagtctGTGGTCATGGAACAAACCACAATTCTACAACTGGGGATACATAGTAATAGTAAATGGTAGCTTTCCTGTTAGTCCCTCATTGTCCTTCCAATGCACTTTTTTTCATGTAATCCTGGATTCTGAGGTGCATATTAATATTACCcatattttataggtgagaaagtTGAAGCTTTTCAGAGAAGATAAATAATTTGCCTGTCAAAGAGCTAGCAAATCTCAGAGGCTTGAGCAAACCTAGACCCATCTAACTTCAAAGCCCATGCTTTTAAAACAAGGCTTTGCATAGGTGGCAGCACACAAACAGACCCTAACATTAGGAAATCGATCTTACCTGTACGCGGCTTACTAGATATGTGACCTGGGCAGGTTATTATATTATTGTTCAGCCTTGATCTTCcttagctgtaaaatggggataataaaactTTTCTTGCAGTGTTTTTAAGATAAGAAATAACTTAATGtgccatgggaaatagatggggaaacaatgtcagactttatttttgggggctccaaaatcactgcagatggtgactgcagccaggaaattagaagacgcttactccttggaaggaaagttatgaccaacctaggtagcatattcaaaagcagagacattactttgccaacaaaggttcgtctagtcaaggctatggcttttcctgtggtcaagtatggatgtgagagttggactgtgaagagggctgagtgccttagaattgatgcttttgaactgtggtgttggagaagactcttgagagtcccttggactgcaaggagatcgaaccagtccattccaaaagagatcagccctgggatttctttggaaggaatgatgctaaagctgaaactccagtactttggccacctcatgtgaagagttgactcattggaaaagactctgatgctgggagggattgggggcaggaggagaaggggacgacagaggatgagatggctggatggcatcaccgactcgatggacgtgagtctgagtgaactccgggagttggtgatggacagggaggcctggcgtgctgcgattcatggggtcgcaaagagtcggacacgactgagcgactggactgaactgaatgtgccaGAAAAGGAGTaggcatttgataaatatttccttcttttcccttaAAGAGGCTCAGTATGCACTATGGtaggttatattttttaaacttcattggATCCTTTCGCATCAGCATGTGCCACAAACAGGATTTTAAAGAGGTGCTATTGAATGGAACATCAGGTCTATTGAAATGGTTGTCCATTTCTAAAAACATGTATATGAAACGTTATGAGAACTCTACAGCCTGATGAGAAGAGTGAGAATTAAAAACCTTAAAAGTTGGGTAAAATTTCAATAAGTAAAAAAGGAGAGGATTTTACATTAAGCGTAATTGAAGTAGATGAATATATTGCTTGTTCCTAGGATAATGAACAGACAAATTTGGCTCATTCATGTAGGAGTTGTAGTTGTGAATTAATTCCTGGGAGCAAAGGTCAGAGAAGATGTGTGAAGGCCAGATTATAGAAAGCCATCAGTTtcatgataaaaaattttaactcttcatttaaaaatatttactttgaacAGTTATAGGAGAAATTATATTTCTCAAAATGAGTGATTTTGCACATTAAAACATTAAGGTAGGCCTGAGTGCCAAATCAGAAAATGCAGTTACTTATTAACAAGGCAAAAGGAATAGGCATAGAATAGTTAACCAGGCTTGCTTACTAAGTACTGATTATCCTTGTTCTCACCGGCTTTCGTGAAAGTCCATTATGCAGCATTCATAGGAACAAGACCATTCTTAGACCCAAATATACTTGACTGGTGAGTGGCAGAAGTGTTTACACTGCTTgggaaacaaaacacattttccaTGACTCCCAGAGGCGGAAGTGTGCAAATCTTTCAGTGATCTTTTTACCTCCATTTattgtgtttttctccttttattactccatataaaataaaaaagatccatTAAATAACACTTATGGAACATGAAGCAGTGAAAATTatggccttttctttttaagttagCAAAACTGGAATTTCTTCAAAGTTGaatcttgatctttttttttttttcacttttcctgttttcctgtttttaatcaattattattggagtacagtgctgtgttaatttctactggaCAGCAAAACGTATCAGCCATACACACACCTATATTCTCTCCCTTTATATCCTTCACAGCCTATGGGTGAATCAGTAACTTTATGTGTGATGGCTGGAATCGAGGGCCACTCATTTGCACCTTTCTTTAGTAAACAGTATCTCTGAGGTAAACAAAGTGAATGCAAGCAAATTACCAGCTTTCTTTAATCTGCTGCCTTTGTTTCGTCACCAGTGTCCATCCCTGTGTGGTCATCTTATTGAAATTGCGCTCTAGCACTCATTCCACAGTTAAAGCAATGGCTTTATTATCCACTTGGTCTACTTTTTCTTACTGTGATCCGGAGTTAAATGGAACCACTGCCAAATCCTACATAGCAGACCATAATGCTAAAACTCAATTCTGTAGcctataacagaaaaaaaaagaggcaagaaaatgtttttattatatttttaggaGTGTTAGGTCACTGTAACACATTTCCAGTGGCCTTGTGCCAGTTTTATTATATGTGCCTGTTGAACTAATGTAAAATCAGTTTTTTTACTGTGAAAAAGGATCAccttagtaaaattaaaatttaggctGCTATGATTTTCATATGTAGCtgtctttttctaaatttaaagggaaaaaaataatacaagcttCAGTCACTACTGTGCTATAGCCTACATTTTTTAATATGAGCTatttgagaaaatacatttaaatcatacacacacacacttttagaCAAGTTCgtaaacaaaactttttaaaaagctcttttaATCTAAATTTGGTCTCTCTATTCCTGTGGAGTTCTGCAGAGTGGCTTGGTGGTTGGTTGTGTTAATGTTGGTCCCTGGAATAAGATTGTGATCTTCGCCTTCAACTAAAGAATCCCACTGATCAAAATCTTTCTGAAGTCCTGTAAGATAGAAACGTCATAAACATATTCAACTTTTGAGAGCACTAAACAGCTCAGTGCCTCTAGGGGGCATCCTAGCCTCACAAACCACACACACCACGTCAGGATTAAGGCGTGGACAAGCCCTCTGTGAGAACGAGATAGCTGCAACATCTGAATGCGAGGATTGAGGCCCCGTGCTGTCTGAGCATGGAAATCCCTGCCCGCTACctcgccgcccccccccccccccccgaccccgTCCCCGCCCCCGCTTCACTGAAATACTGTTAGCTCTAACAGGCAGGCTTGCTTCCTATGACACAGTACGCAAAACAGCAAATTGTTTTCCAACTGATTGACTGCAGTGTTACGTTGTAAACCAACTGGGAACCGTTAAAATAGGACTTACGCtaaggtagggcttcccaggtgcctcagtggtaaaaaaaaaaaaacaaaacccgcctgctaatgcaagagacccaagtttggtcttctgggttgggaagatcccctggaggagggcatggcaacccactccagtattcttacctggagaatgccatggacagaggggcctggcaggctgcacagggtcacaaaaagtcagacatgactgagccacatgCACATGAATTAGGATAGATAGTTTTGTCCTGAGAATCATCTGGTCTATGTCGGGAAAGAAGATGCCGTATCTTACCTAAATGTTTTTGTAAGAACGCTAAGGAAGCTTTGTTGCTAAGGCTGATGGCTACATTGGAATCGATGTCTCCTTTCAGTGTGAATAGGTAGCCAATTATTTTGCTAGTGGCAAAAGTGAAGTCAACAAAATTCTGATGGACCGAACCCCTGAAAGAGAAAGGAGTTATCCGCAAATCACTTTGTTAGACAATATTATTTTTGTAGTTAAGGTGCAGGAAAGATGCTGGCCAAAAACCAAGGAAACAAAACTTGTAAATCTGATCTCCCTATATGTACTCAAGGGTCACAAGACTGTTCATTTAGGGGTATGagaggtggttctagtggtaaagaacccgcctgccaatgcaggagacagacgggggtttggtccctgggtctggaagatcccctggaggagggcttggtaacccactccagtattcttgcctggagaatcccatggggagaggagcctggtgggctacagtccatgaggttgcaaagagtcagacatgactcagcgacttagtatgcacacacgaGTATGTAAGCATCCTTCCCTCCAGACAAATAAGACAAAGATTCCTGTCTTGCTTGGCATCTTGGTTTTAGAACAGTTGATTTCTGCTTTGTAGGTCACTTCTGATTTGAGTAGATGGAATGCTTTTTATGTTGACGGTCTTTAAACCCAGAGCCAGAATCCTGCCCCCTTACCACCACACTTAACTGGATCTCTATTTGCTGTTGAGCAAAACACTTTGTATTTCAGCTTTGGATTAAGTAGATtaaaagacaagcaaaaatttGACTTGTATTATTTAAACTGCAAAACACTTCATAAATATTGCTAATCGATGaacttgaggctcagctggtaaagaatctgcctgcaatgcgggagacctgggttcaatccctgggctgggaagatcccctagagaaggaaaggataccctctccagtattccagcctggagaattccatggactgcatagtccgtggggttgcaaagagtcagacacaacttagcgactttcAAACATCAAATAGAACAGCCACTTTTAATGCATAGTTTTTACCATCTCTGGGCATTTGACATTTgattttcttgcatttttcccCCGCTTTATTTCCTTGACATCACATCTTTTCCTCCTCTGCCTGAACTATTCTGTTCTTCACTGGTTCATCCCCTAAATCCTCAAGATTCTATTTTCAGACCAATTCTTTTCTCACTTTGCAGTCTCAGCTCCTCCATAGATTTCACTGATAATACGTTGAATACAAATTCTGTACTTTTCCAATTTGTGACCAGACACATATATCTAAAGGTTAAAACACACCCGttccagggactcccctggtggtccagtggttaaggcaccctgcttccaatgcaaggggcgtgAGtttgatctgggaactaagatcccgcatgttatgtggtgcagccaagaaaatgtaaaaaacagaacaaaaaatacCTTTCCAGCCCCACCCAATGtcattcttcctcttttctttgctaCTTTTAAGCAAACCCCTATTATTTATCTCTACTCAAACTAGAGcccagaactctgctcagtgtttccCACATCCCAATCCAAACTTTGAGTCAAAAGTAGGAGGTAAACAGAGTCAGGGCCACGAGACAGCTGAAAGCAGAACCCTGAATGCCACCCGCAGTGGAGAGAGGGCCTGAAGAGAAGGAGCATGtagaggagaaaagaagggagCCATCTACAGGATGTGAGAAGCGCAAGAGAATGGAGTTGTGGTGCCCAAGGGAGGAGAAATAGGGGTAGTCCACAGGTGGGAGGGATGCAGAGAGAAGGGCTGACACTGCCAATAGCAACGGGGCCATCTGTATCCTTAGTGGGGCCAGCTTCAGCTCACTGCCAAGGTCAGGAAGACAGATTGCAGAAGTCAGAGTAAACAGAAGTCAGGACAGGGaagcagagaagggaaaaaacagaGAGAGTGATAGCCTAATAAGGAAGGTTGAGTATTTTCTACTATTTCTGTTTTAGAATTAAATAGACTTGCATATACCAATAAGCTAAATTGACCTCCTTACCTTAAATATCTGGGTCCTTTCTCACCATCTATCTAAAGTCTTTTGATTCTTTAAGACCCAACTGTACCACCATTTCTTCTAAGCAGCCTTTTATGAGCACCTTACTTGGTGGCTCaaagactgtaaagaatctgcctgcaaagggcagatccaggtttgattcctgggttgagaagatcctctggagaagggaacggctacccactccagtattctagcctggagaattccatggacagaggagcctggtgatctacagtccttgcggtcacaagagtcagacactattgagcaactaacactttcactttcacttagaaaaGATCCCTCCGTTCTGTCTCCAGAGTGTTTATTGCCTTTACGGTGTGTGTTTACTTCCTGGCGCCTCTTCTCTGCCCTTCTAAGTAAATCAGGTTTCAGACAGAAGTAGAAGCCCAGTTTTTGTAACATCTCACTATGAGTTCAAAACCCTATGGGAATTCTTTTTTATCCATGATATAAGTATATTGTCAACTCTCAAAGGGATCCCATTATAGCTTTGGAAATTAATAAATTCATATACTTACCAAACGAGTAAACACACAGCAGGTCTCAGCAGAtcatcttacttaaaaaaaaaaaatgttctaagcCAAGCCTAATGATGGAATACttccccctcagttcagttcagttcagtcactcagtcatgtccgactctttgtgaccccatgaatcgcagcacgccaggcctccctgtccatcaccaactcccagagttcactcagactcacgtccattgagtcagtgatgccatccagccatctcatcctctgtcgtccccttctcctcctgccctcaatccctcccagcatcagagtcttttccaatgagtcaattcttcacataaggtggccaaagtactggagtttcagctttagcatcattccttccaaagaaatcccagggctgatctccttcagaatggactggttggatctccttgcagtccaagggactctcaagagtcttctccaacaccacagttcaaaagcagcaattcttcggcgctcagccttcttcacagtccaactctcacatccatacatgaccacaggaaaaaccatagccttgactagatggacctttgttggcaaagtaatgtctctgcttttgaatacgctctctaggttggtcataactttccttccaagaaataagcgtcttttaatttcctggctgcagtcaccatctgcagtgattttggagcccaaaaagataaagtctgacactgtttctactgtttccccatctatttcccatgaagtgatgggaccagatgccatgatcttcattttctgaatgttgagctttaagccaaatttttcactctccacttttactttcatcaagaggctttttagttcctcttcactttctgccataagggtggtgtcatctgcatagctgaggttattgatatttctcccggcaatcttgattccagcttgtgcttcttccagcccagcatttctcatgatgtactctgcatagaagttaaataagcagggtgacaatatacagccttgacgtactccttttcctgtttggaaccagtctgttgttccatgtccagttctaactgttgcttcctgacctgcatacagatgtctcaagaagcaggtcaggtggtctggtattcccatctctttcagaattttccacagtttattgtgatccacacagtcaaaggctttggcatagtcaataaagcagaaatagatgtttttctggaactctcttgctttgtcgatgatccagcagatgttggcaatttgatctctggttcctctgccttttctaaaaccagcttgtatatcaggaagttcatggttcacgtattgctgaagcctggcttggagaattttgagcattactttactagcatgtgagatgagtgcaattgtgcgatagtttgagcattcttttgcattgcctttctttgggattggaatgaaaactgaccttttccagtcctgtggccactgctgagttttccaaatttgctggcatattgagtgcagcactttcacagcatcatctttcaggatttgaaatagctcagctggaattccatcacatccactagctttgttccttatgcttcctaaggcccacttgacttcacattcaaggatgtctggctctagatgagtgatcacaccatcgtgattatctgggtcgtgaagatcttttttgtacagttctaccCCAGTCCTAAAAATGTGTAGGCTGCTCTTATATTCAGATAGCAGTAGCATGCATCCTGATGCAAATTTTAATTATCAGTATATGCACGATATATACAAACACTACtcaaaaaaagtacattttaaaaagaggaagtcTAAATGCACTTGGAAACTGAGATTACCTAATAGTCTCCCTTATTCCAAGTCTAAACGACAAACTGAACAATTCTAGACTAGCTACTCAGTGATATTAATGGATTGTGTATCCCAGTTTCAGGTTTCCGTTTCAGATGATGTAATGTCACTTACTGATACTCACCTGATTGTAATCATTTTTCGTTCTCTATCAGGTAAGAagcattttttcattcttatgaTATTAGAAGGGTATTGGAATCGTTCCGAGTTGATAAAAAAGAGGGGTTGAGGAATTCTGGAATATACTTCATCACCCACGGGAAACATCCATGCATCCAGAGCAATGCCACACCTATGGAAGAAGGCTGGTTACATGCTGCCCGCATACAGGGATTTCTAATATCACAGGGATTCGGAGACAAACACCTCACTGGTTCGTTATGGGTGATCTCACTGGGCAGAAGAGGTATTACCCTTCAGTGTGGGAAGGGGATATCATTAGCTCTGCAAGGCAGCAAACTTGTAATAAAATCACTATTTTCTTTAGGAGGCATTTGAGAATTACAAcccttaaaaatgttaaaaatttttttgtcatccttcaagataaattttaaaataagtaattctATAAAATTGTGGAGTGTCTGAAAAAATACAGTCTGTGCACTATTGCCCCTGTCTTTCTAGTTCTTCTGGACCCTGTCATGTACTCATCATTATATCTTTCTGAGTAACAGTTAGACTCTTTCCTTTGTGTGTAAAGATGTTTCCCCTGGGAGAGTTGAAGAAAAGCATATGGAGTatatcatttgaaaatgtaattcattttctttttttaaagttaagttaTCCAATGTTTCTTGGCCTTTTGGAGACTCTATTTTATGTGCTAAATGGATGAAAGAAGAGGATCTTCTTATGTTGAAATAGCTTTTAAGAAATGTGAGCTAAAGTTTCACGCGTGATCCTGTCTACTTTCTACATGGTCGATTCTACATGATCTCATCAGCTTGGGATGAAACgcttcaagaaagaaaatgttcctTCAAGTTAGAAGACTGGGGTCCTGACTTCCACTCCAGTAGCTATGCAATTTTATCCCATGCTCAACcttaaagatggaaaaaataataatttaaaaatgcccTACCCATCTAACATAGAATTGGAGTCAACTTCTGAGAAAAAAGGATGTCAAAGCTGAGATACAAAGAATAAAAGTTTGGAGGTGGGTGGTATGTTCTCAGTAAAAATTTCATGTATGAAAACCTGGAGCTAGATAGTGTAAATGTGAATTACTGTcaataaattaaatgtaaaacagtttttttttttaatgccctgcCAATTGGGGAATCTAGAAAATAGTATAAGATGACAACATTATTATCATTATGTCAcagataatatgtatatataaagataaatttccaaatgaaaatgaTAAGCCCTTGAACAGATAAATAATAATGAGGAAAAACAGAGATGGGGAGAATTTTCAATAGCCAAAGTCAATGTTTCTGTTTAGGAAAATTCATGTGAAGGTTTTTatggaggaagaagaatggaCTTGTGAACTCCAAAAGATCTCTTCCTCACTAAGAACTGGATACATTCAATATCACATGTGTTATCACTTCCCCCTGTTCCAATAACTTAGCATTCTCTCTCTCAGCCTTATTCTCTTACCTGAATCTCTGGTCTTCACTAAGAGTCTGAATAACTGTGGCTCCACCAAAAGAATGTCCAATAATGGCTATTTTATCCCTATCAATAGAGTCCTATGTGAAAAAAGCAtgatataaatgcataaatatctCACAGGCTGTTCAGAGGATAGGCAGAGATTTTGTAAATCACAAGATTATTATTTCACAGGCACGGTTAAGTACCTTGATTcttagaaaagaaatatatacacactcacatgcacccacacacccacacatatgtacatacacatacttgcctctctctctctctccctctctctctctctctctatatatatatatatatacacacacacacgaacacttctatttaaaaacatgttatacatataatacttataaaacatatatatatatacttataaaacatatatatatatacttataaaacatatatatgttttatatatatatatatatatatagaaaaacttCTTTGGTTTCagcactaaaagaaaaacaaacaaaaacctcaaataaagAAGTGAACTTCACGGCTTTCTTCATCACCCACACTTGCAACATCAATGTCATTGCTGATGGCTCCCTCTCCCGCACTCCACATTCATGACTTTGTCCATTCTCtgagtatttattgaacacctgctcTGCGCCAGGCACTGCAGTTCATTTCCCATGAGTTCCTAGTCTACTGGGGAAGGAGTTACAGATACACAATGCAGATGAGGTAAGGAGGTGCCAAGGAGCATGTGTGATAGATGGCTAGCCCAGTCCAGATGGGCAGTGGGGTCCAGGCAAGCTTCATGGATAAGGAGATGCCTGACTTAGGTTGATGATTTAGCAGGTCTAAGTCAGGAGGACGGGGAGTCAGGCCAAGGGGACCACACGTCCAAAGCCATGGAGATAGGAGTGGCTAGTTGAATGACACAAATGACTCATACTCCAGAGGACAGACCATCATCTTAGTTTGTTCCCTTCCTTGTATTCCACACCCCCACACACTTCTGAGTCTTCAAGCACACTATCCACTGTGATGTTCTTCCACCCTACCCCAACATTTTGTCTAAAACTTTTGACCAGTGTTTCAGGATCAAGTTCAAAAAGATGCAGGAGCTGCCCAAGAAATTACAATACTTCCACTGTTTATATTATATTGAACATACgaaattaccatttttttttttttttgtagatcaAAGGTGGCTGGTGGCAAATGTACACGTAGTTCAACCTAATGCATTTCTCATTGTTGGAATACTTTcccagtactcttttttttttttttgcagccctTTATCATGTTGTACCTTGTATTACAGCAGTAAAACAGACAATAATAAGAGCAACAAAGACATCCAGGCCAAgggaaaatgaattttttttaagctcacCTTCAGCTGTTCCACATCAAACTCTAAATCTAGTACATTCGTCACTGGCCTCCCGTGATCAATGTCCAGAATCAAACTGAGAGCTTGAGAACATTCCTTTGCTCGTTGCCGTAACTAATAGGATGATTGTAAGAAGGACATGACAAAGTAAAAAGCTGTAACACTTAAAGTTTGTGTAGAGGGTGAAACACAGGGAAAGAATTTGGTTGCCTATAGAACACAACCTACATAATGACCCAGGCACCAGCTTTGAAGGTGGTTATCGCTTAGTCTAAATCCTGGCTCTGTTGCTTAcccactgtgtgacctcagaggatttgcttaacctctctgggcttccattTATTGTCTAATAATGTCCACCTCAGTGAAATGCAGGTGGGATTAAGTGCAATAATCCATGTAAAAGCACCCACTATAAAGTCTGgcttgttgttcactcagtcgtgtccaactcttttgtgactccaaggactgtagcccaccaggctcctccgtccatgggatgtcccaggcaagaatactggagtgggttccaacccagggatcaaacccgggtctcctgcattgcaggtggattctttacc contains:
- the PLA2G7 gene encoding platelet-activating factor acetylhydrolase isoform X2 — translated: MAAANIGQSKIPRGNGSYSVGCTDLMFDYTNKGTFLRLYYPSQDDDHSDTLWIPNKEYFLGLSKFLGTHWLVGKIMGLFFGSMTTPAAWNAHLRTGEKYPLIIFSHGLGAFRTIYSAIGIDLASHGFIVAAVEHRDGSACSTYYFKDQSAVEIGNKSWLYLRTLKRGEEEFPLRNEQLRQRAKECSQALSLILDIDHGRPVTNVLDLEFDVEQLKDSIDRDKIAIIGHSFGGATVIQTLSEDQRFRCGIALDAWMFPVGDEVYSRIPQPLFFINSERFQYPSNIIRMKKCFLPDRERKMITIRGSVHQNFVDFTFATSKIIGYLFTLKGDIDSNVAISLSNKASLAFLQKHLGLQKDFDQWDSLVEGEDHNLIPGTNINTTNHQATLQNSTGIERPNLD
- the PLA2G7 gene encoding platelet-activating factor acetylhydrolase isoform X1, encoding MLPSKLHALFCLCTCLALVYPFDWQDLNPVAYIESPAWVSKIQALMAAANIGQSKIPRGNGSYSVGCTDLMFDYTNKGTFLRLYYPSQDDDHSDTLWIPNKEYFLGLSKFLGTHWLVGKIMGLFFGSMTTPAAWNAHLRTGEKYPLIIFSHGLGAFRTIYSAIGIDLASHGFIVAAVEHRDGSACSTYYFKDQSAVEIGNKSWLYLRTLKRGEEEFPLRNEQLRQRAKECSQALSLILDIDHGRPVTNVLDLEFDVEQLKDSIDRDKIAIIGHSFGGATVIQTLSEDQRFRCGIALDAWMFPVGDEVYSRIPQPLFFINSERFQYPSNIIRMKKCFLPDRERKMITIRGSVHQNFVDFTFATSKIIGYLFTLKGDIDSNVAISLSNKASLAFLQKHLGLQKDFDQWDSLVEGEDHNLIPGTNINTTNHQATLQNSTGIERPNLD